Proteins co-encoded in one Solea senegalensis isolate Sse05_10M linkage group LG8, IFAPA_SoseM_1, whole genome shotgun sequence genomic window:
- the gmnc gene encoding geminin coiled-coil domain-containing protein 1, protein MLQDFTLGPDTVDVSMETLASVWAPDPCVLSDPGEKRHVPSTVWESPRVLSRSPPAGLTWTEQFSPHLQRNRQLHDTLLQREEELVRLQEENIKLREFLTSSFVRNLQEKAKKLPIDRKRKLKRNLMHVDERPLQICGHQHVASQHVSKRVCRNLTAEFCSESSETSSSSEPNLDLWVLRTLGLKDRDTIDTSADSLSSPGHSLNSFGYDAAVTSSSSSPTSSACSLNSFNPSAAASLPHSVCQSSTHQTKYQYSPVQCQESNHSDPAQNCTLSPGQNSNFTAKHLSAQCGEAPKTAFHCPPVTDESPFTQSPDTAEICTVTALSQALCPQGNLAYHPANWSPLEGSRTPSKDTIPFSQPGERISFSPVSSSSPINMKQHWTPGWTPMTPSEESLPPATPETPRTRTDLAFSMSLSPSSSVKTHSFPQGQAFVRKDMEGRWNFTWLPRQGP, encoded by the exons atGCTTCAGGACTTCACCCTTGGCCCTGACACTGTTGACGTTTCCATGGAGACCCTGGCCTCAGTTTGGGCCCCTGACCCCTGTGTTCTGAGTGACCCCGGAGAGAAGCGGCACGTGCCATCCACCGTGTGGG agtcTCCTCGTGTCCTTAGCCgctcgccccctgctggtctgACGTGGACAGAGCAGTTTTCGCCTCAtctgcagagaaacagacag CTTCATGACACTCTGCTGCAGCGAGAGGAGGAGCTGGTACGACTGCAGGAGGAAAACATCAAGCTCAGGGAGTTTCTCACCTCCTCATTTGTCAGGAACCTTCAGGAGAAGGCTAAA AAACTGCCCATTGATAGGAAGAGAAAGCTGAAGAGAAACCTGATGCATGTCGATGAAAGACCTCTCCAGATCTGTGGTCATCAGCATGTGGCCTCACAGCACGTCAGTAAGAGAGTCTGCAGAAACCTTACTGCCGAGTTCTGCTCTGAATCCTCGGAAACGTCATCATCCTCAGAGCCGAACCTTGACCTATGGGTTCTACGAACGCTGGGACTGAAGGACAGAGACACTATCGATACATCTGCTGATTCCTTGTCGTCACCGGGACACAGCCTCAATAGTTTTGGTTACGATGCTGCAGTCACCTCGTCCTCATCCTCTCCCACATCCTCTGCATGCTCCTTAAACTCTTTCaacccttctgctgctgcttcactgccCCACAGCGTCTGTCAAAGTTCAACACATCAAACCAAGTATCAATACAGTCCTGTCCAGTGTCAAGAATCAAACCACAGCGATCCTGCTCAGAATTGCACACTCTCACCAGGTCAGAACTCCAACTTCACTGCCAAACATCTGTCCGCACAGTGCGGAGAAGCTCCTAAAACTGCCTTCCATTGTCCACCAGTAACAGACGAATCACCCTTCACCCAGTCACCAGACACAGCTGAGATCTGCACAGTCACTGCCTTGAGTCAAGCACTCTGTCCGCAGGGAAACCTGGCTTACCATCCAGCAAACTGGTCTCCACTGGAAGGCAGCCGGACACCATCCAAGGACACCATCCCGTTCAGTCAACCAGGAGAAAGAATCAGTTTCTCTCCCGTTTCCTCTTCAAGTCCGATCAACATGAAACAACATTGGACGCCTGGGTGGACACCAATGACCCCATCAGAAGAATCCCTTCCCCCTGCCACACCTGAGACACCTCGAACTCGGACAGATTTGGCATTTAGTATGTCACTAAGCCCCTCTAGCAGTGTCAAGACCCACAGCTTTCCCCAGGGACAAGCCTTTGTCAGAAAGGACATGGAGGGAAGATGGAACTTCACTTGGCTGCCCAGACAAGGACCGTAA